Proteins from a single region of Sporosarcina sp. P33:
- a CDS encoding Na+/H+ antiporter subunit D: MINLLLFPIIIPFFFAMILMFFKEQVVIQRVLTLIGLALSLVASCWLVATVKTEGIQTVTLGSWPAPFGISMVSDMFSALLVTTTILITFFVVLYSFSSIGIERERFFYYPAILFMITGINGAFTTGDIFNMFVFFEVLLIASYLLIVLGGEKRQLRESIKYILVNVISSAIFVIAVAYLYSVVGTLNMADISVKIAEINQPGIISVIAILFLIVFGIKGAIFPLYFWLPGSYAAPPIPVLALFGALLTKVGVYAITRTYTLFFVHDIGFTHQFLLVLSILTIIAGCIGALAYFDLKQIIIYNIIIAVGVILFGVAQMNTAGLEGAVYYLIHDMLIKGALFVLIGIIIYVTGTSNLREMGGLIKTHGTLGWTYLIAAFGLAGIPPLSGFIGKVLIAKGAFEADHAFSSVIVLASSLIVLLSVIRIFIYAFWGPQQHVLPARDQRVYRQMMLPAVMLVLITAAYGVGAEWLMPYMKDAADVLADPSIYINAVLKE; the protein is encoded by the coding sequence ATGATTAATCTTCTTTTATTTCCGATCATTATTCCTTTCTTTTTCGCGATGATTTTAATGTTCTTCAAAGAGCAGGTAGTCATCCAAAGAGTTTTGACACTAATCGGATTGGCTCTCAGTCTAGTTGCTTCTTGTTGGCTTGTCGCGACAGTAAAGACCGAAGGAATCCAAACCGTGACGCTCGGAAGCTGGCCCGCACCATTCGGTATATCCATGGTGTCGGATATGTTTTCCGCACTGCTCGTCACAACAACGATTTTGATCACGTTCTTTGTTGTTTTGTACAGCTTTTCATCAATCGGCATAGAAAGAGAGCGTTTTTTCTACTACCCTGCCATCCTGTTCATGATTACAGGTATTAACGGGGCTTTCACGACCGGGGATATTTTCAATATGTTCGTATTCTTCGAAGTGCTGCTGATCGCGTCGTACCTGCTTATCGTACTGGGCGGCGAAAAAAGACAGCTGCGCGAATCCATCAAGTACATATTGGTGAATGTAATTTCATCTGCGATTTTCGTCATCGCGGTAGCTTATTTGTATTCCGTGGTCGGAACATTAAACATGGCGGACATTTCGGTGAAGATTGCTGAAATCAATCAGCCGGGAATCATTTCCGTCATCGCCATTTTGTTTTTGATCGTATTTGGTATTAAAGGGGCAATCTTTCCTTTGTATTTCTGGCTCCCCGGATCGTACGCTGCACCGCCGATTCCTGTCTTGGCATTATTTGGTGCCCTGCTGACAAAAGTCGGTGTCTATGCGATCACGCGGACCTATACTTTATTTTTCGTTCATGACATTGGGTTCACCCATCAATTCCTGCTCGTTCTGTCGATATTGACAATCATTGCAGGCTGTATCGGTGCCCTTGCATACTTCGATTTGAAACAAATTATTATTTACAACATCATCATCGCAGTAGGCGTCATTCTGTTTGGCGTGGCTCAAATGAACACGGCAGGACTGGAAGGTGCCGTCTACTATTTGATTCACGATATGTTAATTAAAGGTGCGCTGTTCGTGTTGATCGGGATTATTATTTATGTGACCGGCACATCGAACTTGCGTGAAATGGGCGGTCTCATCAAGACGCACGGCACGCTGGGCTGGACGTATTTAATTGCGGCTTTCGGTCTTGCCGGCATTCCTCCGTTAAGCGGATTTATCGGAAAGGTGCTCATCGCAAAAGGCGCATTTGAAGCAGATCATGCGTTCAGCAGTGTGATCGTCTTGGCTTCGAGCCTGATTGTGCTGCTGTCTGTTATACGGATTTTCATTTATGCCTTTTGGGGCCCGCAGCAGCATGTATTGCCAGCCCGGGATCAGCGCGTATACCGTCAGATGATGCTGCCGGCAGTCATGCTTGTACTCATCACAGCGGCGTACGGTGTCGGTGCGGAATGGCTCATGCCATATATGAAGGATGCTGCTGATGTGCTGGCGGATCCGTCAATCTATATAAATGCGGTGTTAAAGGAGTAG
- a CDS encoding Na+/H+ antiporter subunit E: MAFQILLNFFIAVVWMFMTSSLTPSTFIIGYIIGLLMIIMTRRYFRSRLYVWRIWSALKLTAIFLRELIMSNISVLMLVIKPDLSTMQPMFFALPTELEQDWEITLLSSLITLTPGTVVVHVSDDQRTLYIHAIDVDDVDEAIDSIKNTFEKAIMEVSRG; the protein is encoded by the coding sequence ATGGCTTTTCAGATACTTTTAAATTTCTTCATTGCAGTCGTTTGGATGTTCATGACAAGTTCATTGACACCTTCTACGTTCATTATTGGGTATATTATCGGGTTGTTGATGATTATCATGACGCGCCGCTATTTCAGGAGCCGCCTTTACGTCTGGCGGATCTGGTCTGCATTGAAACTGACCGCAATCTTTTTGCGGGAGCTGATCATGTCGAATATTTCTGTGCTGATGCTGGTTATCAAACCAGACCTATCGACGATGCAGCCAATGTTCTTCGCGTTGCCGACTGAACTTGAGCAAGATTGGGAGATTACGCTGTTATCAAGTTTAATTACATTAACACCCGGCACGGTCGTTGTTCATGTTTCCGATGATCAGCGCACACTGTACATCCATGCCATTGATGTAGATGACGTGGATGAAGCAATTGACTCAATTAAAAACACATTCGAGAAAGCCATTATGGAGGTGAGCCGGGGATGA
- a CDS encoding Na(+)/H(+) antiporter subunit F1 produces MNLFYSVCLVLVILSMLGLLYRVWKGPSVPDRLVALDAVGVMLISAIALLSILLDTPFFIDAILLIAIMSFIGTVSFSKFIERGEIIERGSDR; encoded by the coding sequence ATGAACCTGTTTTATTCTGTCTGTCTCGTGCTGGTCATCTTGTCTATGCTCGGATTGCTGTATCGTGTATGGAAAGGGCCTTCTGTTCCGGATCGGCTCGTTGCACTGGATGCGGTTGGTGTCATGCTGATTTCCGCTATCGCACTGCTGTCCATCCTGTTAGATACACCCTTCTTCATCGATGCAATTCTGCTGATTGCGATTATGTCGTTCATCGGTACGGTGTCCTTCTCTAAATTCATTGAGAGAGGAGAGATTATCGAACGTGGATCTGATCGCTGA
- the mnhG gene encoding monovalent cation/H(+) antiporter subunit G: MDLIADSIIILLVTVGIIFTIVTVIGILRLPDVYTRAHAASKSATLGVMSLLLGVFFNFWWNEGHFSIQLLLGIVFLFITSPIGGHLMTRAAYMSGVQPTKLTVGDDLKKAIKKKREEIEKTTQED; this comes from the coding sequence GTGGATCTGATCGCTGATAGTATTATCATATTGCTAGTTACTGTGGGAATCATTTTTACGATTGTCACCGTCATAGGGATTTTACGGCTGCCGGATGTGTATACACGTGCGCACGCTGCATCGAAAAGCGCCACGCTCGGTGTCATGAGTTTATTGCTCGGGGTATTCTTCAACTTTTGGTGGAATGAAGGCCATTTCAGTATTCAGCTGCTGCTCGGTATCGTCTTCTTATTCATCACTTCTCCAATCGGCGGTCACTTGATGACACGCGCTGCTTATATGTCAGGAGTTCAACCGACAAAGTTAACAGTCGGGGATGATTTAAAGAAAGCGATAAAAAAGAAGCGCGAAGAAATAGAGAAAACCACGCAGGAGGATTGA
- a CDS encoding leucyl aminopeptidase, giving the protein MINVETASAIDQKEVEALIIGVPDHPENVEGFDQFAEAFHPSLPDWIKSHDVQQKFKAITKMPALSKQSYKRVYFVGAGKQKELAEQPLRELFAAVGKQLHKDRVRTVSVWTAPFCNDEISCDDVAYLASEGIGMGSYVYEGFQTSSNEADVPLTSVTFITASDEESVKAAGEVGMIYAHAVNEARTLVNVPPNLLTPAKMADYARELADSYDLEIDILGKAEMEELGMGAILAVNQGSVEEPRLIVLKYQATEQWEDVIGLVGKGITYDTGGYSLKPREGMVGMKGDMGGAAAVLGAMCIIGESRPKKNVIAVIASTDNMISGNAFKPDDVITSLSGKTIEVLNTDAEGRLVLADAVTYAKQAGAEYLIDVATLTGGVIVALGNDKTGTLTNNDEFYKQFQEAAEETGEFIWRLPLTENDRKRIRKSDVADLNNSPGRDGHMIFGGGFVGEFVGDTPWIHLDIAGTSDAASSHVLGPKGATGVMVRTLATFVERLAAETEEQE; this is encoded by the coding sequence ATGATAAACGTAGAAACTGCATCCGCAATTGATCAAAAAGAAGTAGAGGCACTTATTATCGGAGTGCCCGATCACCCGGAAAATGTAGAGGGCTTTGATCAGTTTGCCGAAGCATTCCATCCATCTCTTCCGGACTGGATTAAATCGCATGACGTTCAGCAGAAATTTAAAGCGATTACAAAAATGCCGGCATTATCGAAACAATCCTACAAGAGAGTCTACTTTGTAGGTGCAGGAAAGCAAAAGGAGCTTGCTGAGCAGCCGCTGCGCGAACTGTTTGCAGCAGTAGGCAAACAGCTGCACAAAGACCGTGTGCGCACTGTGAGCGTCTGGACAGCACCGTTCTGCAATGACGAAATCAGTTGCGATGACGTCGCATACTTGGCGTCGGAAGGCATTGGCATGGGTTCTTACGTCTATGAAGGGTTCCAGACATCCTCCAACGAAGCAGATGTGCCGCTCACTTCAGTTACTTTCATTACGGCGTCAGATGAGGAAAGTGTCAAAGCGGCAGGCGAAGTCGGTATGATTTATGCGCATGCAGTCAATGAAGCGCGGACACTTGTCAATGTGCCGCCGAATTTATTGACACCGGCTAAAATGGCAGATTATGCACGTGAATTGGCAGACAGCTATGATCTGGAAATCGATATTCTTGGCAAAGCGGAGATGGAAGAGCTAGGCATGGGCGCAATTCTTGCAGTAAACCAAGGTTCTGTGGAAGAGCCTCGGCTGATCGTGCTGAAATATCAGGCTACGGAACAGTGGGAAGATGTCATTGGGTTAGTCGGCAAGGGAATTACGTACGATACGGGCGGCTACTCACTGAAGCCCCGTGAAGGCATGGTCGGCATGAAAGGTGATATGGGTGGCGCTGCAGCCGTTCTGGGCGCTATGTGCATCATAGGAGAGTCCAGACCGAAAAAGAATGTCATTGCGGTCATCGCCTCTACTGATAACATGATTTCTGGAAATGCATTCAAGCCGGATGATGTCATCACCTCGCTCAGCGGCAAGACGATTGAAGTGCTGAATACAGATGCGGAAGGCCGTTTAGTGCTGGCTGATGCGGTGACATATGCGAAGCAGGCAGGTGCAGAGTATTTGATCGATGTAGCGACATTGACAGGCGGTGTCATTGTGGCGCTTGGCAATGACAAAACTGGCACACTGACAAATAATGATGAGTTCTATAAGCAATTCCAAGAGGCAGCGGAGGAAACAGGGGAGTTCATCTGGCGGCTGCCGTTAACGGAAAATGACCGTAAGCGGATTCGTAAAAGTGATGTGGCGGACTTGAACAACTCACCTGGGCGCGATGGCCATATGATTTTCGGCGGCGGCTTCGTTGGAGAATTTGTCGGCGATACACCTTGGATTCATTTAGACATTGCGGGCACTTCTGATGCGGCGAGTTCGCATGTGCTTGGTCCTAAGGGCGCGACAGGCGTGATGGTGCGTACATTGGCGACGTTTGTAGAGCGTCTGGCTGCTGAAACAGAAGAACAGGAATAA
- a CDS encoding divergent PAP2 family protein produces MAIFENIPLLAALFAILFAQFVKIPIHFLLTRKLDFGLMTSTGGMPSSHSAAVTALTTAIAFEAGLDSPLFAVSAIFAVIVMFDATGIRYQAGQQAVIINQMRSDFQVFVDDIKGWPKKDNETKIQELKTLLGHKPNEVFFGALTGILISIFTYTVIL; encoded by the coding sequence TTGGCTATTTTTGAAAACATACCGCTCCTCGCAGCGCTGTTCGCCATTCTATTTGCCCAATTCGTAAAAATACCGATTCATTTTTTATTGACACGTAAACTGGATTTCGGTCTAATGACTTCTACTGGCGGCATGCCCAGCTCCCACTCAGCAGCCGTCACCGCACTGACGACTGCAATTGCGTTTGAAGCCGGTCTGGATTCCCCTTTGTTTGCGGTTTCTGCCATCTTCGCAGTCATCGTCATGTTCGACGCGACCGGCATCCGCTACCAGGCGGGACAGCAGGCCGTCATCATCAACCAGATGCGGTCTGATTTTCAAGTGTTCGTCGACGATATCAAAGGCTGGCCGAAGAAGGACAACGAAACCAAAATTCAGGAACTCAAAACCTTGCTCGGCCACAAACCAAACGAAGTATTCTTCGGCGCCCTGACAGGAATTCTTATCTCGATCTTTACGTATACCGTGATTTTGTGA